The following are from one region of the Haloactinomyces albus genome:
- a CDS encoding ABC transporter substrate-binding protein, whose protein sequence is MAPSRRMLPLAGSLVFIVGLLTACGGDFPTGRVEESIAGYPRTIENGGREITLESPPERAVSLNQGSTEILLSLGLADRMVGTATWTDPVLQGLEAANATVPRLADNEPSFERVLAEEPDFVSASFEATVQRVASRADFGELGVPLYVSPADCIKNNEGDGDGRRGKLLTMRSIYGAVRDIARVFGVEQRGEELVAALRGRMNKATEDIDASGVTMLYWFANSESPYMAGCCGAPGIITDAVGAKNVFDDTRAEWPQVNWETVAARNPDVLVLGDLTRRSQTAETAASKIEFLESNPVTRHMAAVRNQRYILLSGAAMNPSIRTVNGVEKVAGALRAFGLAG, encoded by the coding sequence ATGGCGCCATCGCGCCGTATGCTGCCGCTTGCCGGTTCGCTCGTGTTCATCGTGGGACTGCTCACTGCGTGTGGTGGGGACTTCCCCACCGGCAGGGTAGAGGAGAGCATCGCGGGTTACCCGAGAACGATCGAAAACGGTGGCAGGGAGATCACGCTCGAATCCCCGCCCGAGCGGGCGGTCTCGCTCAATCAGGGATCGACCGAGATCCTGTTGTCTCTCGGTCTCGCCGACAGGATGGTCGGCACCGCGACGTGGACCGATCCGGTACTGCAAGGACTCGAGGCGGCGAATGCCACGGTTCCCCGGCTGGCGGACAACGAGCCTTCCTTCGAGCGGGTGCTGGCCGAGGAACCGGACTTCGTGTCGGCTTCGTTCGAGGCCACCGTGCAAAGAGTCGCTTCACGCGCCGACTTCGGCGAACTTGGTGTGCCCCTGTACGTATCCCCGGCCGACTGCATCAAGAACAACGAGGGGGATGGCGATGGCCGGCGTGGCAAGCTGTTGACGATGCGGAGCATCTACGGCGCGGTTCGCGATATCGCGCGGGTTTTCGGAGTCGAGCAGCGCGGCGAGGAACTGGTCGCCGCGCTGCGGGGACGGATGAACAAGGCCACTGAGGACATCGATGCCTCCGGTGTGACCATGCTGTACTGGTTCGCGAACTCCGAGTCGCCGTACATGGCCGGTTGCTGCGGCGCGCCGGGCATCATCACCGATGCGGTCGGGGCGAAGAACGTCTTCGATGACACCCGTGCGGAATGGCCACAGGTCAACTGGGAAACCGTCGCCGCCCGCAATCCCGATGTTCTTGTTCTCGGCGATCTCACCCGCCGGAGTCAGACCGCCGAAACGGCGGCGAGCAAAATCGAGTTCCTCGAGTCCAACCCGGTCACTCGGCACATGGCGGCGGTTCGCAACCAGCGGTACATCCTGCTGAGTGGTGCCGCCATGAATCCCTCGATCCGCACGGTCAACGGGGTGGAGAAGGTGGCCGGGGCGCTGCGCGCATTCGGGCTCGCCGGTTGA
- a CDS encoding haloalkane dehalogenase has product MAEPRNPHPKKETEVLGRKMAYVDVGEGDPVVFLHGNPTSSYLWRNVIPHLDRRARCVAPDLIGMGDSEKLPDSGPNSYRFVEHRRYLEALLEQIEVRDRVTFVIHDWGSALGFDWANRHRDAVKGLAYMEAIVRPVSWDEWPESARGAFQELRSSAGAEMVLDKNVFVERILPSSMLRTLTEQEMEAYRAPFRQPGEDRRPTLTWPREVPIAGEPSDVSEIVADYGQWLASSPIPKLFVNADPGMILTGPQREWVRSWPNQHEVTVPGTHFLQEDSAEAVGRAVADWYARL; this is encoded by the coding sequence ATGGCCGAGCCGCGGAATCCGCACCCGAAGAAAGAAACCGAGGTACTGGGCCGGAAGATGGCCTACGTCGATGTCGGCGAGGGTGATCCTGTCGTGTTCCTCCACGGCAACCCGACATCGTCGTATCTGTGGCGCAATGTCATACCGCACCTCGACAGACGGGCACGATGCGTGGCACCGGACCTGATCGGGATGGGCGATTCCGAGAAACTGCCGGACAGCGGCCCGAACAGCTACCGCTTCGTCGAACATCGTCGCTACCTCGAGGCACTGCTCGAACAGATCGAAGTGCGCGACCGGGTCACTTTCGTCATCCACGACTGGGGATCGGCACTCGGGTTCGACTGGGCGAACCGGCATCGCGACGCGGTCAAGGGCCTCGCCTATATGGAGGCGATCGTACGCCCGGTGAGCTGGGACGAGTGGCCCGAGTCCGCTCGCGGTGCCTTCCAAGAGCTGCGCTCGTCGGCCGGTGCGGAGATGGTTCTCGACAAGAACGTGTTCGTGGAACGAATTCTGCCCTCCTCGATGCTACGCACCCTCACCGAGCAGGAGATGGAGGCCTATCGGGCACCGTTTCGCCAACCAGGGGAAGACCGCAGGCCCACCCTGACCTGGCCCCGGGAAGTACCCATCGCCGGTGAGCCCTCCGACGTGTCCGAGATCGTCGCCGACTACGGCCAGTGGCTGGCCTCGTCACCAATACCGAAATTGTTCGTCAACGCCGATCCGGGCATGATCCTGACCGGACCCCAGCGGGAATGGGTGCGGTCCTGGCCGAACCAGCACGAGGTCACCGTACCGGGCACCCACTTTCTCCAGGAAGACTCGGCGGAGGCCGTCGGCCGGGCTGTCGCCGACTGGTACGCGCGCCTGTGA
- a CDS encoding solute symporter family protein, producing MNTLAQSIEGTNPALNISIFAAFVAITLLVVFRASRNTKTASDYYAAGRAFSGPQNGIAISGDYLSAASFLGIAGAIALYGYDGFLYSIGFLVAWLVALLLVAELLRNTGKFTMGDVLAFRMRQRPVRAAAATSTLAVSFFYLLAQMAGAGVLVSLLLGITGEVGQGIVIAIVGIIMIVYVLVGGMKGTTWVQIIKAGLLIAGAAAMTIWVFATYGFNLSGLMQAAVDRAGEGGEKLLNPGAKYGESAMSKLDFLSLGLALVFGTAGLPHVLMRFYTVPTAKDARRSVVWAIVLIGLFYLFTLILGYGAGAMVGPEAIRNAPGGVNSAAPLLAQALGGPVLMGFIAAVAFATILAVVAGLTITASASFAHDIYANVIKKGQVDSKNAEVRVARITAVVIGAFAIVGGILAKNQNVAFLVALAFAVAASANLPTLLYSLFWKRFNTSGALWSIYGGLATAIVLIIFSPAVSGSESSMISSVDFHWFPLQNPGLVSIPLSFFFGWLGTVLSSEHNAAKYAEMEVRSLTGAGAEKATTH from the coding sequence ATGAACACCCTCGCACAGAGCATCGAGGGCACCAACCCGGCCCTGAACATCAGCATCTTCGCGGCCTTCGTCGCGATCACTCTGCTCGTGGTGTTCCGGGCAAGCCGCAACACCAAAACCGCCTCCGACTACTACGCCGCCGGACGCGCCTTCTCCGGCCCCCAGAACGGCATCGCCATCTCCGGTGACTACCTTTCCGCAGCATCCTTTCTCGGCATCGCCGGTGCGATCGCGCTGTACGGCTACGACGGATTCCTCTACTCGATCGGATTCCTCGTCGCCTGGCTCGTGGCATTGCTGCTGGTCGCCGAATTACTCCGCAACACCGGCAAGTTCACCATGGGTGACGTACTCGCCTTCCGGATGCGACAGCGCCCCGTCCGCGCGGCGGCAGCGACCTCCACACTCGCGGTGAGCTTCTTCTACCTGCTCGCGCAGATGGCAGGCGCCGGCGTCCTCGTCTCACTGCTGCTCGGCATCACCGGCGAGGTCGGCCAAGGCATCGTGATCGCCATCGTCGGCATCATCATGATCGTGTATGTCCTGGTCGGCGGTATGAAAGGCACCACCTGGGTACAGATCATCAAAGCCGGCCTGCTCATCGCCGGAGCAGCAGCCATGACCATCTGGGTGTTCGCCACGTACGGCTTCAACCTCTCCGGGCTGATGCAAGCAGCAGTGGACCGAGCAGGCGAAGGAGGCGAAAAGCTCCTCAACCCCGGCGCCAAGTACGGCGAATCCGCGATGAGCAAGCTCGACTTCCTCTCCCTCGGCCTGGCCCTGGTGTTCGGCACAGCCGGACTCCCCCACGTGCTGATGCGCTTCTACACCGTGCCCACGGCCAAGGACGCCCGCCGCTCCGTGGTGTGGGCCATCGTCCTGATCGGCCTGTTCTACCTGTTCACCCTGATCCTCGGATACGGCGCCGGCGCCATGGTCGGACCGGAGGCGATCAGGAACGCCCCCGGCGGAGTGAACTCGGCAGCACCGCTGCTCGCACAGGCTCTGGGCGGACCCGTGCTGATGGGCTTCATCGCCGCCGTCGCCTTCGCCACCATCCTGGCTGTGGTCGCAGGCCTGACGATCACCGCCTCGGCCTCCTTCGCCCACGACATCTACGCCAACGTGATCAAAAAGGGACAGGTCGACAGCAAGAACGCCGAGGTCAGGGTCGCCCGGATCACCGCCGTGGTGATCGGGGCATTCGCCATCGTCGGCGGCATCCTCGCCAAGAACCAGAACGTGGCCTTCCTCGTCGCACTGGCCTTCGCCGTGGCCGCCTCGGCGAACCTGCCCACGCTGCTGTACTCGCTGTTCTGGAAACGGTTCAACACCTCCGGAGCACTGTGGAGCATCTACGGCGGACTGGCCACGGCAATCGTGCTGATCATCTTCTCCCCCGCGGTCTCCGGCAGCGAAAGCTCCATGATCAGCAGTGTCGACTTCCACTGGTTCCCACTGCAAAATCCCGGGCTGGTGTCCATCCCGCTGTCGTTCTTCTTCGGCTGGCTCGGCACCGTACTCTCGAGCGAACACAACGCAGCCAAATACGCCGAGATGGAGGTGCGCTCGCTGACCGGAGCGGGCGCCGAAAAGGCCACCACGCACTGA
- a CDS encoding FecCD family ABC transporter permease, translated as MSALSTRAGVRGTATLWVGGLVLLVLSIAFAITIGPADLALGAVWAVVAEHIGLGESGLSLIRDGIVWQLRLPRTLLAAVCGAGLGMCGVVMQSLLRNPLADPFVLGISSGASTGAVLVVVLGIGSGMVSLSTGAFFGALCSFALVLLLARAVGGTPDRVLLAGVAAMQLFSALTSFIVMSSADAEQTRGVLFWLLGSLSGADWFDVGLCACVLGIVLLVCAAKATVLDAFTFGQDAAASLGVSVARSRSLLLLVTALLTATLVSAAGAIGFVGLVLPHAARAIVGPGHRRLLPTTALVGGIFLVWVDTVARTALDPQELPVGVMTSLIGVPAFVLILYRSRRPQ; from the coding sequence TTGAGTGCGCTCTCGACCCGCGCCGGAGTCCGGGGGACGGCCACCTTGTGGGTTGGTGGCCTGGTGCTGCTGGTCCTGTCCATTGCGTTTGCGATCACGATCGGTCCTGCCGACCTCGCTCTCGGCGCTGTCTGGGCGGTCGTCGCCGAGCACATCGGTCTGGGTGAGTCGGGGCTTTCGCTGATTCGCGACGGGATCGTTTGGCAGCTGCGTCTTCCGCGCACGTTGCTGGCCGCTGTGTGCGGTGCGGGTCTGGGAATGTGCGGGGTGGTCATGCAGTCGCTGCTGCGCAATCCGCTCGCCGATCCGTTCGTGCTCGGCATTTCCTCGGGCGCATCCACGGGTGCGGTGCTGGTGGTGGTGCTGGGGATCGGCAGCGGCATGGTGTCGCTGTCCACCGGCGCGTTTTTCGGGGCACTGTGTTCGTTCGCCCTTGTCCTGCTGCTGGCCCGTGCGGTGGGCGGGACGCCGGACCGTGTGCTGCTGGCCGGTGTCGCGGCAATGCAGCTGTTCTCGGCGCTGACCTCGTTCATCGTGATGTCCTCGGCCGATGCCGAGCAGACGCGTGGGGTGCTGTTCTGGTTGCTGGGATCGTTGAGTGGCGCGGACTGGTTCGACGTGGGGCTGTGTGCTTGTGTCCTGGGCATCGTGCTACTGGTGTGTGCTGCCAAGGCCACTGTGCTCGATGCGTTCACTTTCGGGCAGGATGCCGCGGCCTCGCTGGGGGTCTCCGTGGCCCGGAGCCGGTCGTTGCTTCTCCTGGTGACCGCATTGCTGACGGCGACGTTGGTGAGTGCCGCCGGGGCGATCGGGTTTGTCGGGCTCGTGCTGCCGCATGCCGCTCGCGCGATTGTCGGTCCCGGTCATCGCAGGCTGCTACCGACCACGGCACTGGTCGGAGGGATCTTTTTGGTGTGGGTCGACACCGTCGCGCGTACAGCCCTGGATCCCCAAGAGCTTCCGGTCGGTGTGATGACCTCGCTGATCGGGGTGCCTGCGTTCGTGTTGATCCTCTACCGGAGTCGGCGGCCGCAGTGA
- a CDS encoding TetR family transcriptional regulator — protein sequence MPEAAAPAPKPRAGRTVTGRRRLRSALAVAALDLFAAQGYEATTVEDIAEEVGVGRRTFFRYFRSKEEVVFPDHDERLAAVVERLEAADTAESPLSVVGDTAEVVLEMYLAEPEISLKRFALTRTVPSLRDREIASIDRYQRVFARYLRYRYGEEPHGDLRAAVGAAAVVATHNHILRQWLRSGGATDAHGALREALRLVAAAVEDSWGGQETRREAESTDQVVVGVVKTAASAADVRARIEDVLRELPDE from the coding sequence ATGCCCGAGGCCGCCGCACCCGCCCCGAAGCCCCGCGCCGGACGCACCGTCACCGGACGCAGGCGACTTCGCAGCGCGCTCGCGGTGGCCGCGCTGGACCTGTTCGCCGCGCAGGGCTACGAGGCCACCACGGTCGAGGACATCGCCGAGGAGGTCGGCGTCGGCCGTCGGACGTTCTTCCGGTACTTCCGGTCCAAGGAGGAAGTCGTCTTTCCCGATCACGACGAGCGACTCGCTGCCGTGGTCGAACGCTTGGAGGCCGCCGACACCGCCGAATCACCGTTGTCGGTGGTCGGTGACACGGCCGAGGTGGTGCTGGAGATGTATCTGGCCGAACCGGAGATCTCGCTCAAGCGCTTCGCATTGACCCGAACGGTGCCGTCGCTGCGGGACAGGGAGATCGCCAGCATCGACCGCTACCAGCGTGTCTTCGCCCGTTACCTGCGGTACCGGTACGGCGAGGAGCCCCACGGTGACCTGCGCGCGGCGGTGGGGGCTGCCGCAGTCGTCGCCACGCACAACCACATCCTGCGGCAATGGCTCAGAAGCGGCGGCGCCACCGACGCGCACGGCGCGCTGCGCGAAGCACTCCGACTTGTCGCCGCAGCAGTGGAGGATTCCTGGGGCGGGCAGGAGACACGCCGCGAGGCCGAGTCCACCGACCAGGTCGTGGTCGGTGTGGTGAAAACGGCCGCCTCCGCAGCGGATGTCCGGGCACGGATCGAGGATGTGCTCCGCGAGCTGCCGGACGAGTAA
- a CDS encoding sodium/solute symporter, giving the protein MVAVLAVAPVVLMTLLIGLRGVAAMRTTSDFLVASRRISPLLNSAAVSGEYLSAASFLGVAGLMVKSGVGALWYPVGYTAGYVAMLVLVAAPMRRSGALTVPDFAEARLASPALRRLAAVVVLTIGGLYLVPQFRTAGLVLSMVGHTPYWVGVVIAGVTVSTTLALGGMRAATYVQAFQFCLKLVLFLVPAVWLLLQAGAATRHDAVHPVEFTHFTHDTPVVFRTDVTLQIHTDTTVRTPHGDTIVLQAGTQRIAAGRTLIFPAGTPAPETRGGTAPDDPDWQRPLLDLHGTGHPVLSTWGVLMATMLGTMGLPHVLVRFHTSPHGRAARQTAALTVGLLSVFYLLPGIYGALGRVLMPHLYLSGATDTVVVALPAQVDSGWVGTLFTVLLTAGAFAAFLATSLGLLLVVSGAISHDLAPGGLVRLRSTVIAAAAAVVLLALPAAGVDAGILVTWAFTVAAATFCPLLVFGIWWSRLTVAGAISGVLVGLLGSAGTIAVALFGPPLAGWPALLVAQPALWAVPLAFTTMAVVSLIGQPPPRSAAAMLRLHLDPSRSPHDRRPASRH; this is encoded by the coding sequence ATGGTCGCCGTCCTGGCCGTGGCCCCGGTCGTGCTGATGACCCTGCTGATCGGCTTGCGCGGCGTCGCCGCGATGCGCACCACCTCGGATTTCCTCGTGGCCTCGCGGCGCATCTCGCCGCTGCTGAACTCGGCTGCGGTCTCCGGCGAGTACCTCTCGGCCGCCTCCTTCCTCGGAGTGGCCGGACTGATGGTCAAAAGCGGAGTGGGCGCGCTGTGGTACCCGGTCGGCTACACCGCAGGCTACGTCGCCATGCTCGTGCTCGTCGCCGCCCCGATGCGCCGCTCGGGCGCGCTGACCGTCCCCGACTTCGCCGAAGCCAGGCTGGCCTCGCCAGCCCTGCGCCGACTGGCCGCCGTCGTCGTGCTGACCATCGGAGGCCTCTACCTCGTCCCGCAATTCCGCACCGCAGGGCTCGTACTGAGCATGGTCGGCCACACCCCCTACTGGGTCGGCGTGGTGATCGCAGGAGTCACCGTCAGCACGACACTGGCCCTCGGCGGGATGCGCGCGGCCACCTACGTTCAAGCGTTCCAGTTCTGCCTGAAACTGGTACTGTTCCTCGTCCCCGCGGTATGGCTGCTCCTGCAAGCCGGAGCAGCCACCCGCCACGACGCGGTCCACCCGGTGGAGTTCACCCACTTCACGCACGACACCCCGGTGGTGTTCCGCACCGACGTGACCCTGCAGATCCACACCGACACCACCGTACGAACCCCACATGGCGACACCATCGTGCTGCAGGCGGGCACGCAACGGATCGCGGCAGGCCGAACCCTGATCTTTCCCGCAGGCACACCGGCGCCCGAGACTCGCGGGGGCACAGCACCCGATGACCCGGACTGGCAACGCCCACTGCTGGATCTCCACGGCACGGGCCACCCCGTACTGAGCACCTGGGGAGTGCTGATGGCCACCATGCTCGGCACGATGGGACTGCCGCATGTGCTGGTTCGCTTCCACACCAGCCCCCACGGCCGTGCCGCGCGGCAAACGGCCGCGCTCACGGTGGGCCTGTTGAGCGTGTTCTACCTCCTGCCCGGCATCTACGGAGCACTGGGCAGGGTCCTGATGCCGCACCTGTACTTGTCCGGCGCCACCGACACCGTGGTGGTCGCCCTACCCGCCCAGGTCGATTCCGGCTGGGTCGGCACCCTGTTCACGGTGCTGCTCACGGCAGGGGCCTTCGCCGCGTTCCTGGCGACCTCGCTGGGACTGCTGCTGGTGGTCTCCGGAGCGATCTCGCACGACCTCGCCCCCGGTGGCCTGGTCCGCCTGCGCAGCACCGTGATAGCCGCGGCCGCCGCCGTCGTGCTGCTGGCGCTGCCCGCCGCAGGCGTGGACGCGGGAATCCTGGTGACCTGGGCATTCACCGTCGCCGCCGCTACATTCTGCCCGCTGCTGGTGTTCGGCATCTGGTGGTCCCGATTGACCGTGGCCGGCGCGATCAGCGGTGTGCTGGTAGGACTGCTGGGCTCAGCAGGAACCATCGCCGTGGCACTGTTCGGCCCGCCCCTGGCCGGATGGCCCGCATTGCTGGTCGCACAGCCCGCACTGTGGGCGGTACCGCTGGCGTTTACGACCATGGCGGTCGTGTCCCTGATCGGGCAACCGCCACCACGGTCGGCAGCGGCCATGCTGCGACTGCATCTCGACCCATCTCGAAGCCCCCACGACCGACGACCGGCATCACGGCACTAG
- a CDS encoding sensor histidine kinase, with the protein MSAPADRKLRRARLGSRRARAHTESTRTLATARRVAEELQQGLGTPRASAAARGLRRLLDVEGLGLCDLSGQVRWAGHPAPEETVSALVDNVLHTETRRGRPPLIAVPLHSYEELAGVLVISGQTRISAVREVVGWVEHALERGRLESSAEQAAQSELRALRAQISPHFVYNALTVIASLVRSDPERAHELMLDFADHARYSLSGNIEYTTVADEFHAIETYLTLQRAVLDDRLRVQVRVAPEVLAVAIPYLVLQPLVENAVRHGIEPHGGSGLVQVCGEAEGNDLVISVEDDGLGMDPELAEAILAGQGNHSSVGLTNVDRRLRTVYGPRFGLVVETATNAGTRVVVRVPLFQPGVVP; encoded by the coding sequence ATGTCGGCACCTGCCGATCGCAAGCTGCGCCGAGCACGACTCGGCTCCCGACGGGCACGCGCACACACCGAATCAACCCGGACACTGGCAACCGCACGCCGCGTCGCCGAGGAACTCCAGCAGGGGCTGGGCACCCCCCGGGCCTCGGCTGCCGCTCGTGGCCTGCGCCGACTGCTCGACGTCGAGGGACTCGGACTGTGCGACCTGTCCGGACAGGTGCGGTGGGCGGGCCACCCCGCCCCCGAGGAGACCGTCTCGGCGCTGGTCGATAACGTTCTGCATACCGAAACCCGCCGCGGACGACCCCCACTGATCGCCGTACCCCTCCACAGCTACGAGGAACTCGCCGGTGTCCTCGTGATCTCCGGACAGACCCGGATCTCCGCGGTGCGCGAGGTGGTCGGCTGGGTCGAACACGCGCTGGAACGCGGCCGACTGGAATCCTCCGCAGAACAGGCCGCGCAATCCGAACTGCGAGCCCTGCGGGCACAGATCTCGCCGCATTTCGTGTACAACGCGCTGACCGTCATCGCCTCACTGGTGCGTTCCGACCCCGAGCGGGCCCACGAGTTGATGCTCGACTTCGCCGACCACGCCCGCTACAGCCTGTCCGGCAACATCGAATACACGACAGTGGCCGACGAGTTCCACGCGATCGAAACCTACCTGACGCTGCAGCGCGCGGTTCTCGACGACCGTCTGCGCGTGCAGGTCCGGGTCGCCCCCGAGGTCCTCGCCGTGGCCATCCCCTACCTCGTTTTACAGCCCCTGGTGGAAAACGCGGTCCGGCACGGCATCGAACCACACGGCGGCTCCGGTCTCGTCCAGGTATGCGGCGAAGCAGAAGGCAACGACCTCGTCATCAGTGTCGAAGACGACGGCCTCGGCATGGACCCCGAACTCGCCGAAGCGATCCTGGCCGGGCAGGGCAACCACAGCAGCGTGGGCCTGACCAATGTGGACCGACGGTTACGCACCGTGTACGGCCCCCGGTTCGGTCTCGTCGTGGAAACCGCCACAAACGCGGGCACCCGGGTGGTGGTGCGGGTTCCCCTGTTCCAGCCGGGAGTGGTGCCGTGA
- a CDS encoding DUF485 domain-containing protein translates to MSTTDPVTGPSEPDVWSEVHSSAEFVALRRRLRTFVFPMTGLFLAWYLLYILLADYAHGFMSIKLVGNINIGLVFGLLQFVSTFVITALYVRHANRNLDPIASKIRSEVEGDTE, encoded by the coding sequence TTGAGTACCACAGACCCCGTGACCGGGCCATCCGAGCCCGATGTGTGGAGCGAGGTCCATTCCAGCGCGGAATTTGTCGCCCTACGCAGGCGGCTGCGGACCTTCGTATTCCCGATGACCGGCCTGTTTTTGGCCTGGTACCTGCTCTACATCCTGCTGGCCGACTACGCCCACGGATTCATGTCCATCAAACTCGTCGGCAACATCAACATCGGCCTGGTCTTCGGCTTGCTCCAGTTCGTGTCCACCTTCGTGATCACAGCGCTGTACGTGCGCCATGCCAACCGCAATCTGGACCCGATCGCAAGCAAGATCCGCAGCGAGGTCGAGGGAGACACGGAATGA
- a CDS encoding ABC transporter ATP-binding protein has protein sequence MSLRAENVSWQAGGRMIVDGVSLEAHPGSTIGLLGPNGSGKSTLLRLLAGVRATSSGVVSLDGVSLGKLGRTAVARQVAVVEQHATTEVDMSVLDVVRLGRIPHRRAWSALSVDDDSAVRTALEYTRLEDKLAQSWHTLSGGERQRVQIARALAQEPRELLLDEPTNHLDIQHQLELLALVVRIPVTSVIALHDLNLAAMFCDRLVVLTEGRAVAAGTPARVLTEELIADVYNVNTVVTPDGPGGRPSVRFLPFEDFTGHRASASSAEHGP, from the coding sequence ATGAGTTTGCGTGCCGAGAACGTTTCGTGGCAGGCCGGTGGCCGGATGATCGTCGATGGTGTCAGCCTCGAAGCCCACCCGGGGTCGACGATCGGGCTGCTCGGGCCGAACGGTTCGGGCAAGTCGACGCTGTTGCGGCTGCTGGCTGGTGTGCGGGCCACGTCGTCGGGCGTGGTGAGCCTCGATGGTGTCTCGTTGGGAAAGCTGGGTCGTACGGCGGTGGCGCGGCAGGTCGCGGTTGTGGAGCAGCATGCGACCACCGAGGTCGACATGAGTGTGCTCGACGTCGTCCGGCTGGGCCGCATTCCGCACCGTCGGGCATGGTCCGCGCTTTCGGTTGACGACGATTCCGCGGTGCGCACGGCCCTCGAGTACACCAGGCTGGAGGACAAGCTCGCGCAGTCGTGGCATACGTTGTCCGGGGGTGAGCGTCAGCGGGTGCAGATCGCCCGTGCCCTCGCCCAAGAGCCGCGAGAGCTGCTGCTGGACGAGCCGACGAACCATCTCGACATCCAGCACCAGCTGGAACTGCTCGCACTCGTCGTCCGTATCCCGGTCACCAGTGTGATCGCATTGCATGATCTCAACCTGGCCGCGATGTTCTGCGATCGTCTCGTGGTGCTCACGGAAGGCCGGGCTGTGGCGGCGGGTACTCCGGCGCGGGTGCTCACCGAGGAGCTCATCGCCGACGTCTACAACGTCAACACCGTTGTGACCCCGGACGGGCCGGGTGGCCGCCCTTCTGTGCGTTTCTTGCCTTTCGAGGATTTCACCGGCCACAGAGCGAGTGCTTCGTCAGCAGAGCATGGGCCTTGA
- a CDS encoding LytR/AlgR family response regulator transcription factor, whose amino-acid sequence MTTTPGELHVLAVDDVPPALDELCRLLHEAPEIAEVAAAGDPLGALKMIRTTRFDAVFVDIAMPGLDGLELASLLAKLNQPPAIVFVTAYDGHAVSAFDIGAVDYLLKPVRAERLSAALGRIRKMTAHHHVSGTDRAMSPPDAMAALPVDTAGRTWYVRRSDVQFVEAHGDYVRLHTRSGAHVVRMPISRLEEYWESHDFTRVHRSFLVALSAIRELRSGSTGGLIAHTELGDVPVSRRHARALRQRLLDNAQRSELGRSPRRA is encoded by the coding sequence GTGACCACGACGCCGGGGGAACTGCACGTACTGGCCGTGGACGACGTTCCGCCCGCCCTGGACGAGCTGTGCCGACTGCTACACGAGGCCCCCGAAATCGCCGAGGTCGCCGCAGCCGGAGACCCCCTCGGGGCACTGAAGATGATCCGGACCACTCGCTTCGACGCGGTGTTCGTCGACATCGCCATGCCCGGACTCGACGGGCTCGAACTGGCCTCGCTGCTGGCCAAACTCAACCAGCCACCGGCGATCGTGTTCGTCACCGCCTACGATGGCCACGCGGTCAGCGCCTTCGACATCGGCGCGGTCGACTACCTGCTCAAACCCGTGCGGGCCGAACGCCTCTCGGCAGCTCTGGGCCGGATCCGCAAAATGACCGCGCACCACCACGTCTCCGGCACCGACCGAGCGATGTCGCCACCGGATGCGATGGCCGCGCTCCCCGTCGACACCGCCGGCCGCACCTGGTACGTGCGGCGCAGCGACGTGCAGTTCGTGGAGGCACACGGCGACTACGTACGGCTGCACACCCGTTCCGGGGCACACGTGGTGCGGATGCCGATATCCCGTCTCGAGGAGTACTGGGAAAGCCACGATTTCACGCGCGTGCATCGAAGTTTCCTGGTCGCCCTGAGCGCGATCCGCGAACTCCGCAGCGGTTCGACCGGAGGGCTGATCGCCCATACCGAACTCGGCGACGTCCCGGTCAGCCGACGCCACGCCCGCGCACTACGGCAACGACTGCTGGACAACGCCCAACGCAGCGAACTCGGTCGCTCCCCGCGGAGAGCATGA